From Humisphaera borealis, the proteins below share one genomic window:
- a CDS encoding PAS domain S-box protein, translating to MSICLGSRFPMMLWWGPDLINIYNDAFIPVLGGRHPQALGESGRDVWTETWPVIGSQVAKVMEEGGSTLNERVRLVYTRHGYPEETWFTWSFGPIYDESGRVAGLFNTCHEDTLHVLAERERDRLATQRQLALDAARLGWWHYNPVTRLATFDERYKEIFGVSGNQRPNEEILKRLHPDDLPGVWSKVEAALNPTDPKPYSVEYRIILDDGSVRWVDAHGTATFEGEGADRRATSFVGTVADITDRKRVTDQSRTILESISDAFFALDREWKFTYLNPQAERVLGRSSVDLIGRVIWEEYRMDGTEFDRVFRRAATGRVAASITAFYPEHNRWYEVNAYPAPDGVSVYFRDATERVQAEELLRRSHDTFYHLIQNNPFGVYVVDADFKLRQVSLGSQKVFATVPPPLVGRDFAEVLRFVWAEPFATEAVARFRHTLDTGEPYASARTVELRQDIGAVEVYDWRIERITLPDGRFGVVCYFYDLSERQQWEVALAESRRKLDSALIAGEVGTFEWDVVNDRLWGDRNFQRIFGIELDASGAAPLATYVAAIHAADRERVLEHVRRSVETGSDYAAEYRVTSEIPPRWVTARGKVERDEAGRAIRFPGVVLDVTERKQAELLLAAQNRALERMATGEPLSEALGVLTQAVEEQSGGGVVAAILLVDKDGCTLRTGAAPSLPAEYSAALDGIKAASGLGTCADAVARNKTVITPDLAVAPSWKGLAHLPLALGLKAAWSMPIRAPDGRLVGTFGTYFRERREPTKRERQVVEGLCRVAALAVDRRRADTALRESEELVRTIAENSTQGMAMMDARGYCTYANHAWLDMTGYSAEEIRSMPLHDLVHHHHPDGRPYPRDQCPIERALPEKLDVRAHEDLFFRKDGASFPVLVAASPIFDDGTPVSTVIEIRDVTGAKRAEAERERLLDSERAARIEAERAGRMKDEFLATLSHELRTPLNAILGWSQILAHGANDANDLAEGLRVIERNARAQTQIIEDLLDMSRIISGKVRLDVQRVDLGELIRLAVETTKPSADAKAIRLQTTLDPHAGPASGDPARLQQVLWNLLSNAVKFTPKGGRVAVRLERVNSHAEVSVIDSGEGIPKEFLPHVFDRFRQADATTTRRHGGLGLGLSIVKQLVELHGGSVQVKSAGVGQGTIFTVSLPLAAVQPGPNPDTDRHQPRAFLSNAVSPDACAQLAGIKVLVVDDEADARALVRRLLEDCEATVVTAGSAATALEVVRTERPDVLICDIGMPDEDGYTFIRRVRAMGPEHGGQVPAAALTAYARIEDRVRAIRAGFQLHLVKPVEPAELIATVAALARRSGQIDQT from the coding sequence GTGAGCATCTGCCTAGGCAGCCGATTCCCGATGATGCTGTGGTGGGGACCGGATCTGATCAACATCTACAATGACGCGTTCATCCCCGTGCTCGGGGGGAGGCACCCCCAAGCACTCGGCGAGTCGGGCCGCGACGTGTGGACCGAAACCTGGCCGGTCATTGGGTCTCAGGTCGCAAAGGTGATGGAGGAGGGCGGGTCCACCCTGAACGAGCGGGTGCGGCTCGTCTACACGCGGCATGGCTACCCTGAGGAGACGTGGTTCACGTGGTCGTTCGGCCCCATCTACGACGAGAGCGGTCGGGTCGCAGGCCTGTTCAACACATGCCACGAGGACACACTGCACGTGCTGGCCGAGCGGGAGAGGGATCGGCTTGCTACCCAGCGTCAGCTCGCGCTCGACGCGGCACGGCTCGGTTGGTGGCATTACAACCCGGTCACAAGGCTCGCGACGTTCGACGAGCGGTACAAGGAGATCTTCGGCGTCAGCGGCAATCAGCGGCCCAACGAAGAGATATTGAAGCGGCTGCATCCCGACGACCTTCCCGGCGTATGGTCGAAGGTCGAGGCGGCACTGAACCCCACAGACCCGAAGCCGTACTCGGTCGAGTACCGCATTATCCTCGATGACGGCTCGGTGCGATGGGTCGATGCCCACGGAACAGCCACATTCGAGGGGGAAGGCGCAGACCGCCGGGCGACGAGCTTCGTGGGCACAGTCGCCGACATCACCGACCGAAAGCGCGTGACCGACCAGTCCCGCACGATCCTCGAGAGCATTTCGGACGCGTTCTTCGCGCTGGACCGCGAATGGAAGTTCACCTATCTCAACCCGCAGGCCGAGCGGGTTCTCGGCCGCTCGTCGGTCGACCTGATCGGGCGGGTTATCTGGGAAGAGTACCGCATGGACGGTACCGAGTTCGACCGGGTGTTCCGCCGGGCGGCGACCGGGCGCGTCGCTGCATCGATCACCGCGTTCTACCCCGAGCATAACCGCTGGTACGAGGTGAACGCCTACCCGGCCCCGGACGGCGTGTCGGTCTACTTCCGTGATGCGACTGAGCGCGTGCAAGCGGAGGAGTTGCTTCGCCGAAGCCACGACACGTTCTACCACCTGATCCAGAACAACCCCTTCGGCGTGTACGTCGTGGACGCGGACTTCAAGCTCCGGCAGGTCAGCCTTGGGTCGCAGAAGGTATTCGCTACCGTCCCCCCACCGCTGGTAGGCCGCGACTTCGCCGAGGTGCTGAGGTTTGTCTGGGCCGAGCCTTTCGCGACCGAGGCCGTAGCCAGATTCCGCCACACGCTTGATACCGGCGAGCCCTACGCCTCCGCGCGCACCGTTGAGCTGCGGCAGGACATCGGGGCGGTCGAGGTGTACGACTGGCGGATCGAGCGGATCACCCTGCCGGACGGCCGATTCGGGGTCGTCTGCTACTTCTACGACCTGAGCGAGCGGCAGCAGTGGGAGGTCGCGCTGGCCGAATCGCGACGGAAACTGGATTCGGCATTGATCGCGGGCGAGGTAGGCACGTTCGAATGGGATGTTGTCAACGACCGGCTCTGGGGCGACCGGAACTTCCAGCGCATCTTCGGCATCGAACTGGATGCGTCGGGCGCAGCGCCGCTGGCAACTTACGTCGCTGCCATCCACGCGGCGGACCGTGAACGTGTACTGGAACACGTGAGGCGGTCGGTGGAGACGGGCAGTGACTACGCGGCTGAGTACCGCGTCACCAGCGAGATTCCTCCGAGATGGGTTACGGCCCGGGGGAAGGTGGAACGGGATGAAGCCGGACGCGCTATTCGCTTTCCGGGCGTCGTGCTCGATGTCACCGAACGAAAGCAGGCAGAGCTGCTCCTGGCCGCACAGAACCGGGCACTCGAACGAATGGCGACCGGCGAGCCTCTATCGGAAGCGCTTGGCGTGCTGACGCAGGCGGTCGAGGAGCAGTCCGGTGGTGGCGTGGTCGCCGCGATTCTGCTTGTGGACAAGGACGGCTGCACCCTCCGGACCGGCGCGGCCCCCAGCCTTCCCGCCGAGTACAGCGCAGCCCTTGACGGCATCAAGGCCGCGTCGGGCCTGGGCACGTGCGCGGACGCAGTAGCGAGGAATAAGACCGTCATCACTCCCGATCTTGCTGTCGCTCCGTCGTGGAAGGGCCTTGCGCACCTGCCGTTGGCACTGGGGCTCAAAGCGGCGTGGTCGATGCCGATCCGCGCCCCGGATGGTCGGCTGGTCGGAACGTTCGGCACCTACTTTCGGGAGCGCCGCGAGCCGACTAAGCGGGAACGGCAGGTTGTTGAGGGGCTGTGCCGGGTGGCAGCGCTGGCCGTCGACCGGCGGCGGGCCGACACGGCGTTGCGTGAGAGTGAGGAACTGGTCCGCACCATTGCCGAGAACTCGACGCAGGGAATGGCCATGATGGACGCGCGAGGGTACTGCACCTACGCGAACCACGCGTGGCTCGACATGACCGGTTACTCCGCCGAGGAGATCCGGTCCATGCCGCTTCACGACCTCGTCCACCACCACCACCCTGACGGGCGGCCCTACCCGAGGGACCAGTGCCCTATCGAGCGCGCCTTGCCCGAAAAGCTCGACGTGCGGGCCCACGAGGATCTGTTCTTTCGCAAGGACGGAGCGTCGTTCCCCGTGCTCGTCGCGGCCAGCCCGATCTTCGACGACGGCACACCAGTGTCCACCGTGATCGAGATCCGAGACGTGACCGGCGCCAAGCGTGCCGAGGCCGAGCGTGAGCGGCTGCTCGACAGCGAGCGTGCGGCGAGGATTGAGGCAGAGCGCGCGGGTCGAATGAAGGACGAGTTCCTCGCCACGCTCAGCCATGAACTGCGGACGCCGCTGAACGCGATCCTCGGTTGGTCCCAAATCCTCGCGCACGGCGCGAATGATGCGAACGACCTGGCCGAGGGGCTGCGGGTGATCGAGCGGAATGCCCGCGCGCAGACGCAGATCATTGAAGACCTGCTGGACATGAGCCGAATCATCAGCGGGAAGGTCCGGCTCGACGTGCAGCGGGTGGACCTCGGCGAGCTCATTCGCCTGGCCGTGGAGACCACCAAGCCGTCCGCCGACGCCAAGGCGATTCGCCTTCAGACCACGCTCGATCCGCATGCCGGTCCGGCAAGCGGCGACCCTGCCCGTTTGCAACAGGTCTTGTGGAACCTGCTCAGCAACGCAGTCAAATTCACCCCCAAGGGCGGGCGAGTGGCCGTGCGGCTGGAGCGTGTCAACTCACACGCGGAAGTGAGTGTGATCGACAGCGGCGAGGGCATCCCAAAAGAGTTTCTTCCGCACGTTTTCGACCGATTCCGCCAAGCCGACGCGACGACAACCCGGCGGCACGGCGGGCTCGGACTCGGCTTGTCCATCGTCAAACAACTGGTGGAACTTCATGGCGGGTCGGTACAGGTGAAGAGCGCAGGTGTTGGCCAGGGGACAATCTTCACGGTGTCGCTGCCGCTGGCTGCCGTCCAACCCGGGCCGAACCCGGACACGGACCGCCACCAACCACGGGCCTTCCTATCGAACGCTGTATCACCCGACGCATGCGCTCAACTCGCGGGAATCAAGGTCCTGGTGGTGGACGACGAGGCGGACGCACGGGCACTCGTGAGGCGGCTGCTGGAAGACTGCGAAGCAACGGTCGTAACCGCTGGGTCAGCCGCCACCGCCCTTGAAGTGGTCCGGACGGAGAGGCCGGACGTGCTGATCTGCGACATTGGCATGCCCGACGAGGACGGGTACACGTTCATCAGGCGGGTGCGGGCAATGGGGCCGGAGCACGGAGGTCAGGTGCCGGCCGCCGCTCTTACCGCTTACGCCCGCATCGAAGACCGCGTGAGGGCAATCCGTGCAGGGTTTCAGTTGCACCTCGTGAAGCCCGTTGAGCCGGCGGAGTTGATTGCAACAGTCGCGGCCCTGGCCAGGCGCTCGGGGCAGATTGACCAGACGTAA